The nucleotide window TAACAGGCGATTTCGTAACCACGGAAGATGGAACCGGTATCGTACATACCGCACCTGCTTTTGGCGCCGATGACTATAAGGTTGGTCAAAAAAATAACCTGGGCATTGTTACCCTGGTAGATCGTGAAGGTAAATTTGTAAATGGTGTTGGTGAATATAGCGGCCGTTATGTTAAGGACTATAAGGACGAGGCCAACTACGTAGACGTAAACGTAGATATTTCAGTCGACCTTAAATTAAAAGGCCGGGCCTTTAAAGTAGAGAAATACGAACACAATTATCCGCATTGCTGGCGTACCGACAAGCCCGTTTTATATTACCCGCTGGATGCGTGGTTTATCAGAACTACCGCCCTGCGCGACAAAATGGTGGAGCTGAACAAAACCATACACTGGAAACCCAAATCAACCGGCGAAGGCCGCTTTGGTAACTGGCTGGAGAATATGGTGGACTGGAACCTGAGCCGTAGCCGTTTCTGGGGAACGCCACTGCCAGTATGGAGCACCGAAGATGGAGAAGAGATCAAATGCATCGGCTCAATAGAGGAATTAAATACAGAGATCAAGAAGGCCAGCGAGGTTTTAGGCGGAGAAGTCAACAAGCATTACCTGCATGATGGTATCCTGGACCTGCATAAGCCTTACGTGGATGAAGTAATACTGGTAAGCGATAGCGGTAAACCCATGCGCCGGGAGCCCGACCTGATCGACGTTTGGTTTGACAGTGGCGCCATGCCTTATGCCCAGTGGGGACTGGATTATGAAAAGTTGAAAGCGGGCGATCCAAAACCTTTCAATCAGCCGTTTAATAACAATTTCCCGGCTGACTTCATTTGCGAAGGGGTGGATCAAACCCGTGGATGGTTCTATACCCTTCATGCGATTGGTTCTTTGTTGTACGAAAATGTTGCTTTTAAAACAGTAGTGAGCAATGGTTTGGTGCTGGATAAAAACGGCAACAAGATGAGTAAACGCCTGGGTAACGTGGTAGATCCGTTCGACACTATTGAAAAATTTGGCGCCGATGCTACCCGCTGGTATCTTATCACTAACGCTTCACCCTGGGACAACCTTAAATTTGATATCGACGGTATTAAAGAGGTACAACGCAAATTCTTTGGCACTTTGTATAATACCTACCAGTTCTTTGCCTTATATGCGAATGTAGACGGCTTTACCTTTAAAGAGCGGTACATGCAAATGAATGAAAGGCCGGAAATTGACCGTTGGATCATTTCCTCATTAAATACCCTGGTTAAAAATGTAAATACGGCTATGGACGACTATGAACCAACCCAGGCCGGTCGTTTAATAGAAGATTTTGTAGATGAACATTTGAGCAACTGGTACGTGCGTTTGTGCCGCCGCCGGTTCTGGAAGCCTGCCCGCCGTAACGCAAATGCAGCGCAGGCAGGCGGGGGAGAGTATGAGGCAGATAAAGTATCGGCCTACCAAACCCTGTACGAATGCCTGGAAACCATATGTCGCCTGATGGCGCCCATCGCTCCTTTCTTCAGTGATGCCGTATTTCGCAACCTGAACAGCATTACCCAACGCCACAGTGCAGAGAGTGTGCATCATGCCTTTTTCCCTAAAGCAGATGAGGCCCTGATCGACCAGTCGCTGGAAGAAAGAATGCAGTTGGCGCAGGATGCTTCTTCATTGATCCTGTCTTTAAGGAAGAAGGTAAATATCAAGGTGCGCCAGCCTTTGCAGAAAGTGCTGATTCCTGTATTGAACCCTTTTATGAAGGATCAGCTGGAAAAGATCGAAGAACTGATCAAATCAGAAGTAAATGTGAAAGAAATAGCTTATCTTACCGAAACCGAAGGGTTTATCAAGAAAAAGATCAAACCTAACTTCGTTGCTTTGGGTAAAAAGCTGGGTCCTAAAATGAAAGCGGTCTCTGGTGCACTGGCTCAATTCGGCCAGGAAGATATCAGCCGTCTCGAACGGGAAGGTAGCTATGATTTGAATATTGATGGCGAAACCGTTACATTGAATGTGAACGAAGTAGACATTAGCAGTGAAGATATTCCGGGCTGGACAGTAGCTTCAAAAGGAGCGCTTACCGTGGCTTTGGATATCACTATTACCCCCCAATTACAGCAGGAAGGCGACGCACGTGAGTTTGTAAATCGCATTCAGAAGATCAGGAAGGATAGCGGTTTCGAACTTACCGATAAAATAAATGTTGTTATTGACACAAATGAAACATTAAAAGATTCTCTAACAGCCTATAAAGATTATATTTGCGCGGAAATTCTCGCAGAAAATTTATATTTTCAGGCTGTTACATCAGATAATGGTATAGAAATTGATGTTAACGAGAACATTTTAAAAACGATTGTTTCTAAAAAAGGGTAAAATAAATGGCTACAAAAAAAAGCACACCGGCTAAGAAAACAGCTCCGGCCAAAAAAACGGCTCCAACAAAAGTGGTAGCAAAAAAAGCAGCTGCCCCCAAAAAAACGGCTAGTCCGGCCAAGGCAGCAGCCCCTAAAAAGTCGGCTCCGGTAAAATCTGTAGCAAAAGCAGCACCTGTTAAAAAATTGTCTCCCGCTAAATCAGTAAAAGCAGATACAGCGAAGGCTCCCGCAAAGGCGGCTCCGGTGAAAACTGTTGTGAAAGCAGCGCCGAAAAAACCCGCCCGTACAGGCGGGTCAGTAGCCAGCAAAGTAGCAGTAGAAAAAACGCCTGCGCCGCCGCAAAAAAAGCCAGTGCCCAAAGTAGTACCCCGAAAAGAAACAGGTAAGCCTCCTGTTGTACCTAAGCTGTCTACCAAAAGTGCAGTAAAGTACACACCGGATTTTACCAAAAGCATTTTAGACACCCATAAAAACGAAAAAGTGAAATCAGTAGTAAGATATTCAGATAGTGATCTGCAGGAGTTCAAAGAAATTATCCTTAGAAAATTAGACGCCGCCAAAAAAGAGCTGGCCTATTTACAGGGACTTATTACCCGTCGTGACGAAGGTGGTGATATGGACGAAGGACGTTATATGACCATGGAAGATGGCAGTGTAAGTATGGAGCGCGAGCAACTAAGCCAGTTAGCCAGCCGCCAGATTACCTTTATCGACCACCTGGAAAAAGCATTAATGCGTGTGGAGAATAAAACCTACGGTATTTGCCGCGTAACCGGCAACCTGATCGACAAAGCACGTTTGCGCGCCGTGCCTCATGCTACTTTAAGTATCGAAGCTAAATCGATGATGAATAAATAAGCCGGCATTGGTGATTAAGATAGTAAGCGAGGCGGCAACGCTTCGCTTTTTTCTTACCGTTCATCTTGTTATTTGTTTTCAAGTACACCTTATATATAATGACCATTTCATTCGATTACGATAAAAAACAGGTAATTCAGGCCTTACGTTACCATTTTATATCTAAAACGGAACTCCGTATTATGATCATACTGGTGAACGCTTTCGCTATATTATCATTAGTATTGTATGCATTAGGAAAAATCACGCCTACGGCATTTCTCACTTATTCTTTTCTGTGGATTGTATTGATGGCCAGTTTATGGTTTATATTGCCTGCTACGGTGTACCGCCAGGCGAAAACATTTCAGCATGCATTTACCATGTATTTTAACGATGCCGACTTTACTTTAGAACATGAGCAGGGAAAAAGAAGCTGGCCTTACACAGCGTTACGCAATTACAAGGAAACCCCCAATTTCTTCCACCTGTATTTTGATACCAAATCCTTCCTGCTGGTTCCCAAAAATGCCTTTGAAGACCTGGCACACCTGCAAAATTTCAGAGATTTATTGAAAAATAAGATATAAGATTATTAGTTAATACGTTTTTTCATTAGTATATGGGCTATAGATAGTTTTAGGAATTCATCGCCTGTAACATTATATCCCATTTTCTCGTAGAAGCCGGCTGCACTGGAGCGGGCATGCATCGATATTTCCCGGTAACCAATATCGCGGGCAATGGTTTCAGCAAACTCCATCAGGGCCCGGCCAATCCCCTTCCCCTGCAACTGGTTCCTAACTGCCATTTGCCTTAAAATAACACCCAAATCGCCTTCCTTAACTAAAATACAGCAGCCCAGCATTTTCTCTTCTTCAAAGGCGCCAATCAATATATTCTCCTTATCGGCCTCAATATCGGAGCTTTCCAACTCCATACCTAGCGGTTTGCGCAGAATTTCGTTGCGCAGATCTATCATTTGCTGATACTCTTTAGTACCAAAATCTATAATTTTTAAGGCCATCCTGATTGATTTACACGACTGATTTTACGATAACCGTTGTTTGTAAAATAGCATTTTTTTTTGGCTTCATTTCAACTTTTTTAAAGCATGATAACATTTTTACATTTTTTTTTGTTTCTCATACTTATTTAGTCAAAAACTCTATTTTTGCACTCAACAAACAAAAACAATCAGATATGTCAGACATTGCATCAAGAGTAAAGAAAATCATCGTTGACAAATTAGGCGTTGACGAAGCAGAAGTAACTACCGAAGCATCTTTTACCAACGATTTGGGCGCAGATTCTCTCGATACCGTTGAGTTGATTATGGAATTTGAAAAAGAATTCAACATTTCTATTCCTGATGAGCAGGCTGAAACAATTACCACTGTTGGCCAGGCTGTATCTTACTTAGAAGAGCACGCTAAGTAATAACTTTAAGACAAACGCTTCATTTGCTGGCGGTTACCGGCAAGTAAGTAGCAAAATTTTATATCCGCCTTTGAAGTGGTTACCCATGCAAAGGCGGTTTTTATTAACGTAGAGCTGCACAGCTAATGGAATTTAAAAGGGTAGTAATTACCGGTATGGGTGCTTTGACACCGCTGGGGAATACGGTAGACGAATATTGGAACGGATTGATCAATGGCGTATCAGGTGCTGCACCTATCACTCAGTTTGATGCAACCAAGTTCAGGACCCGCTTTGCCTGTGAAGTAAAGAATTTTGAACCTACCAACTTTCTTGATAAAAAAGAGGCACGTAAAATAGACCGCTTTTCGCAGTTTGCCCTGGTGGCCAGCGATCAGGCGATGGCAGATGCTGGTCTTACTAAAGACAATATCAACCCCGACAGGATTGGTGTGGTGTTAGGTAGCGGTATCGGCGGATTAATTACTTTCCAGAATGAGGTAATGGACTTTGCCAAAGGCGATGGCACGCCCCGTTTCAACCCTTTCTTTATTCCCAAAATGATCCTGGATATTGCAGCAGGGCAAGTGAGTATGCGTCATAATCTGCGTGGACCCAACTACGCGGTAACCAGCGCCTGTGCCAGCAGCACCAATGCAATGATCGATGGCATCAATTTACTGCGTTTAGGCAAGGCTGATATTATTGTTACGGGTGGCAGCGAAGCCGTTATCAGCGAAGCTGGTGTTGGTGGTTTTAATGCTATGAAAGCAATGAGCGAACGTAACGATGATCCGGCTGCTGCCAGCAGACCTTATGACAAAGACCGCGACGGCTTCGTAATGGGTGAAGCTGCGGGTATTTTAATATTAGAAGAACTGGAACACGCCAAAGCAAGAGGTGCAAAAATCTACTGTGAAATAGTAGGTGGTGGTGCCAGCGCAGATGCTTATCACATTACTGCCCCCCATCCTGAAGGACTGGGCGCTAAAAACGTAATGCTGGCTGCATTAAGCGATGCCCGTTTAAGCATTACGGATATCGATTATATTAATACACATGGCACTTCTACACCACTGGGTGATGTTGCTGAAACCAAGGCTATCCTGGATGTTTTCGGAGAGCACTCCTATAAACTGAATATCAGCTCTACCAAAAGTATGACAGGTCATTGCCTGGGAGCTGCGGGTGTAATAGAAGCTATTGCCTGCATCAAAAGCGTAATGCATGATATTGTTCCGCCAACGATCAACCATTTCACCGACGATCCTGAGCTGGATCCAAAATTAAATTTTACCTTTAACAAAGCACAAAACCGGGTAGTTAATGCAGCATTAAGCAATACCTTTGGTTTTGGAGGGCATAATGCCTGTGTAATTGTAAAGAAATACACATAAGTGAGTTTCATTAGGGACCTTTTTTCCAGGAATTCTGACACATCTCTTAAAAAAGAGTTGAAGAATATATTGGGCTTTGCACCCGATAATTTTCAACTTTATAAAACTGCCCTAACTCACCGGTCCATCAGCGAAAGTGTAGATGAAAATAATGAGCGACTGGAGTATTTAGGAGATGCGATACTGAGTTCTATTACGGCCGACTATCTTTTCAGACGCTACCCTTACCATGGAGAGGGCTTTCTAACCGAAATGCGCAGCAAAATGGTAAACCGCCAGCAGTTGAATGATGTAGCAGTAAAAATGGGACTGAAAAAGATCACGAAGTTCAACAAACTCGACAACTGTCTTAAAACCAGCCATATTTTCGGAAATACACTGGAAGCGCTTGTAGGTGCTGTTTACCTGGACTACGGGTATAAACGCACCTGTCGCTGGGTGCAGGATTATATTATCAATCCGCATATGTTTATGGACGAACTGGAAACCCGGGAGATCAATCATAAAAACAAACTGTACGGCTGGGCCAACAGGAACGGCAAAGCGCTTGAATTTAACCTGCTGAGCGAAAAGATAGAAAATGGCCGAAGGCTGTTTACGATGGCTGCTGTTGTGGATGGAGAAGCCATTGCGCAGGGCAGTGCTTTTAACAAAAAGGATGCATCACAAATTGCAGCTAACACGGCATTGGCCTTACTGGGCATCAACCAAAACGAACCCGTACAATAATCAATACTTTTATATTCTCTGTTCGTTTTACTACCTTTAATTGATGGTAAAAATGACACCCGTGTACATGGATTACAGCGCTACTACGCCCTGTGATGAAAGAGTAGTACAGGAAATGCTGCCTTATTTTACGCAATATTTTGGCAACACAGCCAGTCGCGTACATAGCTTTAGCTGGCAGGCAGAAGGCGCTGTAGAGCAAGCCAGGAAAAGATTAGCACAACTACTTGGGGTACAAAGCCGGGAAATGATATTTACGTCCGGAGCAACGGAAGCCTGCAACCTGGCAATAAGAGGTGTTTTCGAAATGTATGCGGTGAAAGGCAATCATATCATCACTACTAAAACCGAACACAAGGCTGTTTTAGACACCTGTAAAGCATTAGAAAGAAAAGGGGCGTCAATTACTTACCTGGACGTGGACAGCAACGGCATCATCAATATACAACAACTGGAGGACGCTATTCAACCGCATACCATTTTAGTGACCGTTATGCTGGCCAATAATGAAACCGGCGTATTGCAGCCGATAAAAGAAATAGGCGCCATTTGTAAACGCAGGCAGGTTTTATTTTTTTGCGATGCTACGCAGGCGGTGGGCAAAATACCGGTGCATCCTAACGAAGCCGGCATAGACCTGATGAGTTGCAGCGCCCATAAAATGTATGGCCCTAAAGGTGTGGGAGCTTTGTATATCAGGAGCCGTAATCCGAGAGTAAAAATAACGGCCCAGCTTACAGGAGGCGGGCACGAGCAAAACATCAGAAGCGGTACCTTAAATGTTCCGGGTATTGTAGGCTTTGGTAAAGCCTGCGCTATAAGTTTCGGTGAAATGGAAGCAGAGGCGGTAAAGCTGGAAGCATTCCGAAAAAAACTTGGAGAGGCTTTATTGCAAATACCAGGCAGTTCCTTAAACGGTCACCCGGTAAGGCATCTCCCCCATGTTTTAAATATTTCATTTGCCGGTCTTAATAGCAGCCAGTTATTGTCGGCGCTCAATAAATCACTGGCCCTTTCGGCAGGATCGGCCTGCACCAGTGGCAGTCTTGATCCCTCGTACGTATTGGCCGCAATGGGTACACCGGAAGAATTATCACGTGCAGCCTTACGCTTTAGCCTCGGCAGGTATACTGTAGCCGCAGATATTGAATTTGCTATTGAAGAAGTTGTAAGAGCGGTATCCAACCTGAGAAGCCAGCTCCCCGTTTTCGGGTAACCCAAAAAGCCCCGGCTAATTAACTGCCAGGGCTCTGGTATCAAAAAAATTGGTATACTAATCTACCACTAAAAGACCTACTGTTACATTTACAAATCCATCGCAGTAAGTGCTGGCTGACGTACAAACATTTTCAAGCAGAATAGAATTATTCGAAGTCAGCGTTGTCGTAACATTCGTATTATTACTTAACACCAGCGTTTTGGCCAGGTTGATTGCAGGACTGATAGTACCTGTATATCGTCCTGCAGCAATACGGGTCCAGGTGACAGTAACGCCCAGATTATTCACTAACGGAATCCCTACCGGGGCCGTAACGCCGGTTTGACTCACTACTGATGCGTATACGCGGTTAGCATTACAGATATACGAGGTACGGGAAATTTCTGCCTGATCCAGTACGCTATTACGGTTCAAATCCATACCATAATTGATACGGGTGCCGCCGCCTGCACAGTTATTACCAATGGGTTCGGGCGCCACATCAACCAGGCTGTTAAAACCATCAGTACCATTACCTCCTGACGCATTACAAATATATTGCGTGCCCTGCACTTCGCTATTATCTAATACATTGTTTCGATTGACATCCAAACCAGTTGTTACTTTGAAACCACCATTGGGGCAATGGGTACCTGTGGGCTCTGCAACCACTGATGACAGGGAAGTCAGCCCTTCATTACCATTACAGATATAGGCCGTGTTTTGCACTTCGGCAGCATCCAAGACATTATTACCATTCGCATCTACACCCGAAGTCACCTTATATCCTCCCTTTGCACAGTTCGTTCCTGCACCTTCGGTTACAAATGAAATCAGCGAGTTTTTGCCATTGCTTCCTGAACCTCCGTTCCCATTATCGCCGTTACATAAGTATTTGGTGACCTGCACTTCGCCGGCATCCAATGTTCCGTTGCCATTCTGATCTATTCCTGATAATACCTTATAGCCACCGTTGGCACAATTAGCTCCCGATGGTTCGGTAACAAAATCGATCAGGCTGTTTTTACCATTGGCACCATCCGTTCCGTCTTCACCACGCTTACCGGTGACGCCTTTTTTACAACTGCATAAAAGGGCGCAAAACGAAAAAAATACAATAAAATAATTTCGCATTATGTTTTGGCCTAGAGGGGGTAATGTTGAAGGCAATTATTTCGCGCAAATATACTACAACTGAACCAGATACAGCATATTTAAACCTGCCAACCAGACGCCAACCTATATAGTATTGAAGATATTGAACAGAACCTTATTTTTTTCGAAATTCGTCAGTAATCGCCACTCATCATTGCTCCTGTATAAAAATTATCTAAATCTATTACCTTCGTAATCATAACAAAATATAGTATATGAGCCAAGTTTGGAAAGAATACCAGGAACAACACCGGGAAAGATTTTTAAAAGAGATGATGGATTTATTGCGTATTCCATCAATAAGTGCGAAAAGCGAGCATAAAGAAGATATGATCCAATGCGCTGAAGCGGTGAAGGCTTCTTTACTGGCGAGCGGCTGTGATAAAGCGGCAGTGATGAATACC belongs to Niabella yanshanensis and includes:
- a CDS encoding GNAT family N-acetyltransferase translates to MALKIIDFGTKEYQQMIDLRNEILRKPLGMELESSDIEADKENILIGAFEEEKMLGCCILVKEGDLGVILRQMAVRNQLQGKGIGRALMEFAETIARDIGYREISMHARSSAAGFYEKMGYNVTGDEFLKLSIAHILMKKRIN
- a CDS encoding TraR/DksA family transcriptional regulator, whose amino-acid sequence is MATKKSTPAKKTAPAKKTAPTKVVAKKAAAPKKTASPAKAAAPKKSAPVKSVAKAAPVKKLSPAKSVKADTAKAPAKAAPVKTVVKAAPKKPARTGGSVASKVAVEKTPAPPQKKPVPKVVPRKETGKPPVVPKLSTKSAVKYTPDFTKSILDTHKNEKVKSVVRYSDSDLQEFKEIILRKLDAAKKELAYLQGLITRRDEGGDMDEGRYMTMEDGSVSMEREQLSQLASRQITFIDHLEKALMRVENKTYGICRVTGNLIDKARLRAVPHATLSIEAKSMMNK
- a CDS encoding acyl carrier protein; amino-acid sequence: MSDIASRVKKIIVDKLGVDEAEVTTEASFTNDLGADSLDTVELIMEFEKEFNISIPDEQAETITTVGQAVSYLEEHAK
- a CDS encoding cysteine desulfurase family protein, with product MTPVYMDYSATTPCDERVVQEMLPYFTQYFGNTASRVHSFSWQAEGAVEQARKRLAQLLGVQSREMIFTSGATEACNLAIRGVFEMYAVKGNHIITTKTEHKAVLDTCKALERKGASITYLDVDSNGIINIQQLEDAIQPHTILVTVMLANNETGVLQPIKEIGAICKRRQVLFFCDATQAVGKIPVHPNEAGIDLMSCSAHKMYGPKGVGALYIRSRNPRVKITAQLTGGGHEQNIRSGTLNVPGIVGFGKACAISFGEMEAEAVKLEAFRKKLGEALLQIPGSSLNGHPVRHLPHVLNISFAGLNSSQLLSALNKSLALSAGSACTSGSLDPSYVLAAMGTPEELSRAALRFSLGRYTVAADIEFAIEEVVRAVSNLRSQLPVFG
- the rnc gene encoding ribonuclease III; translation: MSFIRDLFSRNSDTSLKKELKNILGFAPDNFQLYKTALTHRSISESVDENNERLEYLGDAILSSITADYLFRRYPYHGEGFLTEMRSKMVNRQQLNDVAVKMGLKKITKFNKLDNCLKTSHIFGNTLEALVGAVYLDYGYKRTCRWVQDYIINPHMFMDELETREINHKNKLYGWANRNGKALEFNLLSEKIENGRRLFTMAAVVDGEAIAQGSAFNKKDASQIAANTALALLGINQNEPVQ
- the fabF gene encoding beta-ketoacyl-ACP synthase II, with protein sequence MEFKRVVITGMGALTPLGNTVDEYWNGLINGVSGAAPITQFDATKFRTRFACEVKNFEPTNFLDKKEARKIDRFSQFALVASDQAMADAGLTKDNINPDRIGVVLGSGIGGLITFQNEVMDFAKGDGTPRFNPFFIPKMILDIAAGQVSMRHNLRGPNYAVTSACASSTNAMIDGINLLRLGKADIIVTGGSEAVISEAGVGGFNAMKAMSERNDDPAAASRPYDKDRDGFVMGEAAGILILEELEHAKARGAKIYCEIVGGGASADAYHITAPHPEGLGAKNVMLAALSDARLSITDIDYINTHGTSTPLGDVAETKAILDVFGEHSYKLNISSTKSMTGHCLGAAGVIEAIACIKSVMHDIVPPTINHFTDDPELDPKLNFTFNKAQNRVVNAALSNTFGFGGHNACVIVKKYT
- a CDS encoding DUF7151 family protein; protein product: MRNYFIVFFSFCALLCSCKKGVTGKRGEDGTDGANGKNSLIDFVTEPSGANCANGGYKVLSGIDQNGNGTLDAGEVQVTKYLCNGDNGNGGSGSNGKNSLISFVTEGAGTNCAKGGYKVTSGVDANGNNVLDAAEVQNTAYICNGNEGLTSLSSVVAEPTGTHCPNGGFKVTTGLDVNRNNVLDNSEVQGTQYICNASGGNGTDGFNSLVDVAPEPIGNNCAGGGTRINYGMDLNRNSVLDQAEISRTSYICNANRVYASVVSQTGVTAPVGIPLVNNLGVTVTWTRIAAGRYTGTISPAINLAKTLVLSNNTNVTTTLTSNNSILLENVCTSASTYCDGFVNVTVGLLVVD
- the ileS gene encoding isoleucine--tRNA ligase yields the protein MSAKYQEFSGLNLPAIEKEILSNWTANEAFEKSVSLREGAEPFVFYEGPPSANGMPGIHHVISRTLKDLVCRYKTMQGFQVKRKGGWDTHGLPVELGVEKELGITKEDIGKKITVEEYNRKCREAVLRFKSQWDDLTRKMGYWVDLNDPYITFKNEYIETLWWILKQLFNKGLLYKSVSIQPYSPAAGTGLSSHELNQPGTYKDVKDTSATVLFKAIPNETLAAANVTGDIFLMAWTTTPWTLPSNLGLTVGPNIEYSLVQSFNPYTHEPQNVVIATALLHKYFKAEGKDADLAAYQKEDKIIPWKVNTTFTGKQLYGLRYEQLMPFEANSLEAVQAITPDADPFKVVTGDFVTTEDGTGIVHTAPAFGADDYKVGQKNNLGIVTLVDREGKFVNGVGEYSGRYVKDYKDEANYVDVNVDISVDLKLKGRAFKVEKYEHNYPHCWRTDKPVLYYPLDAWFIRTTALRDKMVELNKTIHWKPKSTGEGRFGNWLENMVDWNLSRSRFWGTPLPVWSTEDGEEIKCIGSIEELNTEIKKASEVLGGEVNKHYLHDGILDLHKPYVDEVILVSDSGKPMRREPDLIDVWFDSGAMPYAQWGLDYEKLKAGDPKPFNQPFNNNFPADFICEGVDQTRGWFYTLHAIGSLLYENVAFKTVVSNGLVLDKNGNKMSKRLGNVVDPFDTIEKFGADATRWYLITNASPWDNLKFDIDGIKEVQRKFFGTLYNTYQFFALYANVDGFTFKERYMQMNERPEIDRWIISSLNTLVKNVNTAMDDYEPTQAGRLIEDFVDEHLSNWYVRLCRRRFWKPARRNANAAQAGGGEYEADKVSAYQTLYECLETICRLMAPIAPFFSDAVFRNLNSITQRHSAESVHHAFFPKADEALIDQSLEERMQLAQDASSLILSLRKKVNIKVRQPLQKVLIPVLNPFMKDQLEKIEELIKSEVNVKEIAYLTETEGFIKKKIKPNFVALGKKLGPKMKAVSGALAQFGQEDISRLEREGSYDLNIDGETVTLNVNEVDISSEDIPGWTVASKGALTVALDITITPQLQQEGDAREFVNRIQKIRKDSGFELTDKINVVIDTNETLKDSLTAYKDYICAEILAENLYFQAVTSDNGIEIDVNENILKTIVSKKG
- a CDS encoding YcxB family protein: MTISFDYDKKQVIQALRYHFISKTELRIMIILVNAFAILSLVLYALGKITPTAFLTYSFLWIVLMASLWFILPATVYRQAKTFQHAFTMYFNDADFTLEHEQGKRSWPYTALRNYKETPNFFHLYFDTKSFLLVPKNAFEDLAHLQNFRDLLKNKI